One stretch of Halobacillus litoralis DNA includes these proteins:
- a CDS encoding nicotinate-nucleotide adenylyltransferase gives MKKVGILGGTFDPLHQGHLIMAEFSREAMTLDEVWFMPSYIPPHKQESTTKPETRLAMVQTAIAKHPHFRICDVELVRKGTSFTVDTMTDLVERFPDYQFFFIIGGDMVEHLPKWHRVEDLSKLVQFIGVERPGYGWNNEIPVHFVDIPSVDVSSTMIRERIAQGKSVRYLLPEVVDSFIKEHHLYEN, from the coding sequence ATGAAAAAAGTTGGAATTCTTGGTGGTACGTTTGACCCTCTTCATCAAGGTCATTTAATAATGGCTGAGTTTTCCCGTGAAGCCATGACCCTTGATGAAGTATGGTTTATGCCTTCCTATATCCCCCCCCATAAGCAGGAGTCTACAACTAAGCCGGAAACAAGACTTGCCATGGTACAGACAGCAATCGCGAAACATCCGCACTTCCGTATTTGTGATGTTGAATTAGTCCGGAAAGGAACCTCGTTCACGGTTGATACCATGACTGATTTGGTCGAGAGGTTTCCTGACTATCAGTTCTTCTTCATCATTGGAGGGGACATGGTGGAGCATTTACCAAAATGGCACCGGGTCGAAGACCTCTCGAAACTGGTCCAATTTATTGGGGTTGAGAGGCCTGGATATGGGTGGAATAATGAAATTCCAGTCCATTTTGTTGATATTCCATCGGTCGATGTATCCTCGACAATGATACGCGAACGTATTGCACAAGGGAAAAGTGTTCGGTACTTATTGCCGGAAGTTGTTGATTCTTTTATAAAGGAGCATCATCTGTATGAAAATTAG
- the aroE gene encoding shikimate dehydrogenase: MYKLGLIGHPIGHSMSPWIHEKLMEQQGIEGKYELLEIQPDEFGEKVNLLKGKGLDGFNVTVPYKEKIIPYLDGLDESARHLGAVNTVHHTDQGWIGYNTDGRGFVHSLKNRFPDIFHKDAKALLLGSGGAARGIFEALTRTEMSRVDIANRTIKRAEDLIQDIPSKGYAGALTLEQAKNTLMDYDLIVQTTTVGMNPDHDQMIVSLDHLTKGTVVSDIVYRPMKTKFLNEAEKRGARLHFGHEMLLQQAVYAFQIWTNTEPESSLLLTEFEQKLKGV, translated from the coding sequence TTGTACAAACTAGGATTGATCGGCCACCCGATTGGTCATTCCATGTCTCCATGGATTCATGAGAAGCTTATGGAACAGCAGGGGATTGAAGGAAAGTATGAACTGCTGGAAATCCAGCCGGATGAGTTTGGTGAAAAAGTCAATTTATTGAAAGGAAAAGGGCTGGATGGTTTCAATGTAACCGTGCCTTATAAAGAGAAAATTATCCCTTACCTTGACGGCCTGGACGAAAGCGCACGGCACTTGGGCGCAGTGAACACTGTTCATCACACCGATCAAGGTTGGATCGGATATAACACCGACGGCAGGGGATTTGTCCATTCTTTGAAGAATCGTTTCCCGGATATTTTTCACAAAGATGCAAAAGCCTTGTTGTTAGGAAGCGGAGGGGCAGCAAGAGGGATATTTGAAGCTCTTACGAGAACTGAAATGTCTCGTGTAGATATAGCGAATCGTACGATAAAGAGAGCCGAAGACCTTATTCAGGATATTCCTTCAAAGGGGTATGCTGGTGCTTTGACGCTTGAACAGGCAAAAAATACTCTCATGGATTATGACTTAATCGTTCAAACGACGACGGTCGGGATGAACCCTGATCATGACCAAATGATCGTATCATTGGATCACTTGACAAAAGGCACCGTTGTAAGCGATATTGTTTACCGTCCTATGAAAACGAAATTCTTAAACGAAGCGGAAAAAAGAGGAGCGCGTCTCCATTTTGGACATGAAATGCTGTTACAGCAAGCCGTTTATGCCTTTCAAATATGGACAAACACCGAGCCAGAGTCCTCGCTTTTGCTCACTGAATTCGAACAGAAATTGAAAGGGGTATAG
- a CDS encoding Na+/H+ antiporter subunit A, whose protein sequence is MLVAVLLPFIIAIFIPFLSKWKEKVHTGFFVTIVPVLIFIYFARFLGTGFEPVVQKYSWIPSLDMNMVFHLDGLSLLFVLLISGIGALVAFYSVFYLHKSEQLGHFYVYFLIFMGSMLGVVLSDNVFALYSFWEFTSLSSFLLIGFWNYKKESRYGALKSMLITVFGGLSLLGALIFMSVLTNTSSIRGMIDQQQLILNSEYFPLILILLLLGAFTKSAQFPFHIWLPDAMEAPTPVSAYLHSATMVKAGIYLVARYSPMLSANEWFFIIVSIAGIVTLCWGSYMAVRQTDLKGILAFSTISQLGMIMAMLGFGTKAAIFGAVFHILNHATFKGSLFMVAGIVDHEAGTRDIRKLGGLMTFMPMTATLALFASFSMAGVPLPFLNGFYSKEMFFESSLHLEAASTGIAGILQTSIPYLAVFGSIFTFVYSMYFFFGTFRGQSHLNELPKKPHEAPIGMLISPIVLVAGVVVIGLFPSFINEPFIAHAAEAVKGAALEEKHIYFWHGFIPPFIMSLTVLVFGSILALSRKVWAPVYNVVPGVLSMNKVYDGTVDRVERYSTTITKGYMNGSLGRYVRLILAAIIVISFAFMAMTGGFTLDTSNVAEITAPEIFVAITMVIAAIGTALTNNRIAAILILGVVGYGLSMLFVLYRAPDLALTQLIVETVTVALFLLVFYHLPKLRKKDEPASTKVLNLVISIGFGALMTMVAISSHSSKFFESISDYFTDNSYKLGGGDNIVNVILVDFRGLDTLFEIVVLGIAAMAIYGLIRLRKNKEEE, encoded by the coding sequence ATGTTGGTGGCTGTATTATTGCCCTTTATTATTGCAATTTTCATCCCATTTTTAAGTAAATGGAAAGAAAAAGTACACACAGGATTCTTCGTTACGATTGTACCTGTGTTGATTTTTATTTATTTTGCCCGCTTTTTAGGTACTGGTTTTGAACCGGTCGTCCAAAAGTACTCCTGGATACCATCCCTGGATATGAATATGGTCTTTCATCTGGATGGACTGAGCTTACTATTTGTTTTATTAATCAGCGGAATTGGCGCCCTAGTTGCCTTCTATTCGGTTTTTTACCTACATAAATCGGAGCAACTGGGACATTTTTATGTGTACTTCCTCATATTTATGGGCTCTATGCTGGGAGTTGTATTATCTGATAACGTATTTGCCCTGTACAGTTTTTGGGAATTCACTTCCCTATCATCTTTCTTATTGATCGGGTTTTGGAACTATAAGAAAGAATCAAGATACGGTGCATTAAAATCGATGCTCATCACTGTTTTTGGTGGGTTAAGTCTTTTGGGTGCTCTAATCTTCATGAGTGTATTAACGAACACGTCTAGCATAAGAGGAATGATCGATCAGCAACAGTTGATCCTTAACAGTGAATATTTCCCATTGATTTTGATTCTATTACTGCTTGGTGCTTTTACAAAGTCCGCTCAGTTTCCGTTCCACATCTGGCTGCCAGATGCTATGGAAGCTCCCACTCCGGTCAGTGCTTATTTACACTCGGCAACAATGGTAAAAGCCGGCATCTATCTGGTTGCCCGGTATTCCCCCATGCTTTCCGCTAATGAGTGGTTCTTTATCATTGTATCCATTGCAGGGATAGTCACATTATGCTGGGGTTCTTATATGGCTGTAAGACAAACAGACTTGAAAGGAATTCTAGCTTTTTCCACAATCAGTCAGCTTGGAATGATTATGGCTATGCTTGGTTTCGGTACAAAAGCCGCGATCTTTGGGGCTGTTTTCCATATTCTTAACCATGCTACGTTCAAAGGTAGTCTATTTATGGTAGCCGGTATTGTGGACCATGAGGCAGGAACTAGAGACATCCGTAAACTAGGCGGATTAATGACATTTATGCCTATGACAGCCACTCTTGCATTATTTGCTTCTTTCTCAATGGCCGGGGTACCCCTTCCATTCTTAAACGGGTTCTATAGTAAAGAAATGTTCTTTGAATCTTCGCTGCATTTGGAAGCAGCGAGTACCGGGATTGCTGGAATTTTACAAACGAGTATACCTTACTTAGCTGTTTTCGGTAGTATATTTACGTTCGTCTATTCCATGTACTTTTTCTTCGGTACTTTCCGTGGTCAATCTCACTTGAATGAACTGCCTAAGAAACCGCATGAGGCACCCATTGGTATGCTCATATCACCGATTGTTCTAGTCGCAGGTGTTGTTGTCATTGGCTTGTTCCCGAGTTTCATCAATGAGCCATTCATTGCCCATGCTGCTGAAGCTGTCAAAGGGGCCGCGTTAGAAGAGAAACACATATATTTCTGGCACGGATTCATCCCCCCATTCATTATGTCCCTTACAGTACTCGTCTTTGGTAGTATTTTGGCCCTTTCCAGAAAAGTATGGGCACCCGTGTACAATGTCGTACCCGGAGTATTAAGCATGAACAAAGTTTACGATGGTACCGTTGATCGAGTAGAACGATACTCTACTACGATCACAAAAGGATACATGAATGGTTCTCTAGGACGATATGTCCGACTGATTCTAGCAGCCATCATCGTCATTTCATTTGCCTTTATGGCGATGACGGGTGGATTTACATTGGATACATCTAATGTAGCGGAAATTACGGCTCCTGAAATATTTGTCGCCATTACGATGGTCATCGCAGCCATAGGAACCGCTCTTACCAATAACCGAATTGCCGCAATCCTTATTTTAGGTGTCGTAGGTTATGGATTGTCCATGTTATTCGTTCTATACCGAGCACCCGACCTAGCTCTTACTCAGTTGATTGTTGAAACGGTAACCGTCGCTTTATTCTTGCTTGTTTTTTATCATTTACCAAAGCTTCGTAAAAAAGATGAACCAGCAAGCACGAAGGTACTCAATCTCGTCATTTCTATCGGCTTTGGTGCACTAATGACAATGGTAGCCATTTCTTCTCACAGCAGTAAGTTCTTTGAGTCTATTTCTGATTACTTTACAGACAATTCATACAAGCTTGGCGGCGGGGACAACATCGTAAACGTCATCCTCGTAGACTTTCGTGGATTAGATACATTGTTTGAAATTGTTGTATTAGGGATTGCCGCTATGGCAATCTACGGATTAATCCGTTTAAGAAAGAACAAGGAGGAGGAATAA
- the yhbY gene encoding ribosome assembly RNA-binding protein YhbY encodes MLTSKQKKHLRAASHNIQPIFQVGKAGVNENMTKQIDEALEKRELIKVSILQNCFEDNHVVANEIVEATDAHIVQVIGNTIILYKESKENKQIELP; translated from the coding sequence ATGTTAACAAGTAAACAAAAGAAGCACTTACGAGCAGCTTCCCATAATATACAGCCGATTTTTCAAGTAGGAAAAGCTGGCGTGAATGAAAATATGACGAAACAAATTGATGAAGCCCTTGAAAAAAGGGAACTGATAAAAGTGAGCATTTTACAAAATTGCTTTGAAGATAATCATGTTGTGGCTAATGAAATTGTGGAAGCCACAGATGCTCATATTGTTCAGGTGATTGGAAATACAATTATCCTTTATAAAGAGTCCAAAGAAAATAAACAAATCGAATTACCATAA
- a CDS encoding sporulation histidine kinase inhibitor Sda — MKQLSDSLLIQSYHKAIELNLSDEFIEQIRREINLRSIQHLLDKHISHVG; from the coding sequence ATGAAGCAATTATCGGATTCCCTACTAATACAATCTTACCACAAAGCCATTGAACTCAATCTTTCAGATGAGTTTATTGAACAAATCAGACGGGAAATTAACTTGCGTTCCATCCAGCACCTATTAGATAAGCATATCTCACATGTAGGATAA
- the yqeH gene encoding ribosome biogenesis GTPase YqeH, which produces MAEIQCQGCGAVIQTTNPEEAGYAPASALEREDIICKRCFRLKHYNEVQDVPFQDDDFMEMLNQISDTKGLVVQLVDIFDFNGSFISGLKRLTGNNPVILVGNKMDVLPKSVNHGKVKHWLKRSAKENGLEVEDVYLISAEKNQGIQQLSQAIDHYREGGDVYVVGTTNVGKSTFINTLISNTSGVKDAITTSYFPGTTLGFIDIPLDENSSLFDTPGVIQRHQMAHYVSDKDLKLITPRKEVKPKVYQLNEEQTLFIGGLARLDFETGERSSFVCHFSNELNIHRTKMEKADELYENHLGELLSPPDQDTMTKLPPLKGHTLKIKENKMDIVFSGLGWVTVPEGGITVTAHVPEGVKVSLRESLI; this is translated from the coding sequence ATGGCTGAAATACAATGTCAAGGATGCGGAGCCGTCATTCAAACGACAAACCCAGAAGAAGCAGGCTATGCACCTGCTTCAGCACTAGAAAGGGAAGACATCATTTGTAAGAGATGCTTCCGCTTAAAACATTATAATGAAGTGCAGGACGTTCCATTTCAAGATGATGACTTCATGGAGATGTTGAACCAAATCAGTGATACAAAAGGGCTGGTAGTGCAGCTTGTAGATATCTTCGATTTCAATGGAAGTTTTATTTCAGGATTGAAGCGTTTGACTGGAAACAATCCTGTTATTCTTGTAGGGAACAAGATGGACGTCCTTCCAAAGTCAGTGAACCACGGGAAAGTCAAACATTGGTTAAAACGCTCAGCTAAAGAGAATGGCTTAGAGGTTGAGGATGTGTACTTAATCTCAGCAGAGAAAAACCAAGGGATTCAGCAATTATCACAAGCCATCGATCATTACCGTGAAGGTGGAGATGTTTATGTGGTAGGTACGACAAATGTTGGGAAATCAACATTTATCAATACCCTTATTTCCAATACATCTGGTGTTAAGGATGCTATTACAACATCGTATTTTCCGGGGACAACTTTAGGATTTATCGATATTCCTTTGGATGAAAACAGCTCCCTATTCGATACACCTGGAGTCATCCAACGTCATCAGATGGCTCACTACGTATCTGATAAGGATTTAAAGCTAATTACACCACGTAAAGAAGTAAAGCCGAAAGTGTATCAGTTGAATGAAGAGCAGACGCTTTTTATAGGCGGGCTCGCTAGGCTGGACTTTGAGACAGGCGAACGTAGCTCTTTTGTATGTCACTTCTCTAATGAATTGAATATTCATCGAACTAAAATGGAAAAAGCAGATGAACTGTATGAAAATCATTTGGGAGAACTATTATCACCACCAGACCAAGATACAATGACAAAACTTCCTCCGTTAAAAGGACATACGTTAAAAATTAAAGAAAACAAAATGGATATCGTCTTTTCTGGACTCGGATGGGTGACTGTTCCAGAAGGTGGCATTACGGTTACAGCACATGTGCCTGAGGGAGTGAAAGTGTCCTTGAGAGAGTCACTCATATAG
- a CDS encoding YqeG family HAD IIIA-type phosphatase, giving the protein MFKNFLPDEHVPSVFDIDPDHLKVKGIKGVITDLDNTLVAWDEPDATEDIKAWFDKMSKHGIQVTIASNNNETRVKLFSEQLDTRFIHSARKPLSKAFKKAQKQMKLKKDEVAVIGDQLLTDVLGGNSAGFHTILVVPIVETDGFFTKFNRKIERRILNWMRRKGKITWQRRDQ; this is encoded by the coding sequence ATGTTTAAAAACTTTTTACCAGATGAACATGTACCGAGTGTTTTTGATATCGACCCTGACCATTTAAAAGTAAAAGGGATTAAAGGTGTCATTACCGATTTAGATAATACTCTCGTCGCCTGGGATGAACCGGATGCAACAGAAGACATCAAAGCATGGTTCGATAAAATGAGCAAGCACGGCATCCAGGTTACAATTGCTTCTAACAATAATGAAACGCGAGTAAAGCTATTTTCTGAGCAGCTTGACACTAGGTTTATCCATAGTGCCAGAAAGCCATTATCGAAGGCTTTCAAGAAGGCTCAGAAGCAGATGAAGCTCAAGAAGGATGAAGTAGCTGTTATTGGAGATCAACTGCTCACCGATGTCCTGGGCGGGAATTCTGCTGGTTTCCATACAATCTTAGTTGTTCCTATCGTTGAAACGGACGGTTTTTTTACGAAGTTCAACAGAAAGATTGAAAGACGGATATTAAATTGGATGCGAAGAAAAGGGAAGATTACATGGCAGAGGAGAGATCAGTGA
- the rsfS gene encoding ribosome silencing factor, with translation MESKELVNLAAQACDEKRAQDIVVLDMSEVSLIADYFLICEGSNERQVQAIARELKNQAEENGIEVKRMEGFEQARWVLVDLNDIVCHIFHKDERHYYNLERLWGDADTVAVEGLEN, from the coding sequence ATGGAAAGTAAAGAACTAGTAAATTTAGCAGCACAAGCGTGCGATGAAAAAAGAGCGCAGGATATTGTTGTTTTAGATATGTCCGAAGTTTCATTAATCGCAGACTATTTCTTAATTTGCGAAGGGTCGAATGAACGCCAAGTGCAGGCTATCGCAAGGGAATTGAAAAATCAAGCGGAAGAAAACGGGATAGAAGTGAAACGAATGGAAGGATTTGAGCAAGCACGCTGGGTCCTTGTCGATCTTAATGACATCGTTTGTCACATTTTCCATAAAGATGAACGCCATTACTACAACCTGGAAAGACTATGGGGCGACGCAGATACGGTCGCTGTAGAAGGGCTAGAAAACTAA
- the yqeK gene encoding bis(5'-nucleosyl)-tetraphosphatase (symmetrical) YqeK → MKISREEALEFVRPALKTARYEHTVRVTDQAVELAERFQVNVKKAELAAAFHDYAKYKPIELMERWIENDRRLPKDLLDYHHELWHGPVGALMLEQEVGLTDAEVISAISCHTTGKKHMSTLDKVVFLADYIEPGREFPGVDQVRRKAEENLDEACALALKNTIIFLIGKERTVYPDTFHAYNDLI, encoded by the coding sequence ATGAAAATTAGTCGTGAAGAGGCACTTGAATTTGTGCGCCCTGCCTTAAAAACGGCCAGATATGAACACACAGTGAGGGTGACAGACCAGGCGGTTGAACTTGCTGAGAGGTTTCAAGTAAATGTTAAAAAGGCAGAACTGGCAGCTGCCTTTCATGATTATGCGAAATATAAACCTATAGAGCTCATGGAACGTTGGATTGAGAATGACCGCCGACTGCCTAAGGATCTCTTGGATTATCATCATGAGCTGTGGCATGGACCCGTAGGGGCTTTAATGCTCGAGCAAGAGGTAGGGCTTACGGATGCTGAAGTCATTTCTGCTATCAGCTGCCACACGACCGGAAAAAAACATATGTCCACGTTAGATAAAGTTGTGTTTTTAGCCGATTATATAGAACCTGGGCGTGAATTCCCGGGAGTGGATCAAGTTCGGAGGAAAGCAGAAGAAAATTTGGATGAAGCATGTGCCTTAGCTTTGAAAAATACGATCATTTTTCTTATTGGTAAGGAAAGGACCGTTTATCCGGACACGTTTCATGCATATAATGATTTAATATGA